From a single Victivallis lenta genomic region:
- a CDS encoding tyrosine-type recombinase/integrase, with amino-acid sequence MARHTTGKLYTSGKKGYYYFRYTANGKDFRVRLLDLNGKPITREPEAKKAAARILRPLNESDRAEQLRILKNSLSDAEEAANQAKIELVNSKATIMAGWELFMSCPKRPASCKRYSSADIPPHTTAANYRSYYRRFAEWLKANHKEISLLGDITPEVADKFMDAVRRENASGTYNKYLQFFNCFFNTLAGAQKINSTNPFQDIDRQEHRYNSKKPLALEQITTLINSATGDMRILIALGYFTGLRLGDCCTLLWHEIDLSRKIIERIPRKTEHTIKDRSQAVVKIGIPPALFEMLTAIPENERQNYLLPDFAEKYLSGGDQQITKKILKHFKKCNIEIHRPGTGRRMVLDPETGKPMIDKATGKTKTTGTRAVVEMGFHSLRYSYISHNAEAGTPAAIIQKNAGHANPAMTEHYTKISDTAAVRYAEVLQLPACNNEDEFQSEREILHRLVDKLPLEQIRKLIGFIKMGELL; translated from the coding sequence ATGGCTCGGCATACAACTGGCAAGCTCTATACCAGCGGCAAAAAAGGGTATTATTATTTTCGTTATACGGCAAATGGCAAGGATTTTCGCGTTCGGTTGCTTGACCTCAATGGTAAGCCCATTACCCGTGAACCGGAAGCCAAAAAGGCAGCAGCAAGAATTTTGCGTCCCTTGAATGAAAGCGACAGAGCCGAACAACTGCGTATTCTGAAAAATTCTCTCTCCGATGCAGAAGAAGCGGCGAATCAAGCTAAGATTGAGCTGGTCAACAGTAAAGCAACCATTATGGCAGGTTGGGAACTCTTCATGAGCTGCCCGAAACGTCCGGCCAGTTGCAAACGCTATTCATCGGCGGACATTCCTCCTCATACCACGGCCGCCAACTATCGAAGTTATTACCGGCGCTTCGCTGAGTGGCTCAAGGCAAATCATAAAGAGATATCGTTACTCGGCGATATAACGCCGGAAGTTGCAGATAAATTCATGGATGCAGTCAGACGTGAAAACGCTTCCGGCACATACAACAAGTATCTGCAATTTTTTAATTGCTTTTTCAATACGTTGGCAGGGGCTCAGAAAATAAACAGCACAAATCCGTTTCAGGATATTGATCGTCAGGAGCACCGTTACAACAGTAAAAAGCCTCTGGCTCTGGAGCAAATAACAACACTGATCAATTCAGCCACCGGTGATATGCGTATCCTGATCGCTTTAGGATATTTTACCGGCCTGCGTCTGGGAGATTGCTGCACTCTACTGTGGCACGAAATTGATTTATCGAGAAAAATCATCGAACGCATTCCGCGAAAAACAGAACATACCATCAAGGATCGTTCACAAGCTGTCGTTAAAATCGGCATTCCGCCGGCTCTATTCGAAATGCTGACAGCGATACCGGAAAATGAACGTCAGAATTATCTCTTGCCTGATTTTGCAGAAAAATATCTATCAGGCGGCGATCAGCAAATCACCAAGAAGATTCTGAAGCATTTTAAAAAGTGCAACATAGAAATACATCGTCCCGGGACCGGTCGCCGAATGGTTCTAGATCCCGAAACGGGAAAACCCATGATTGACAAGGCGACAGGAAAAACGAAAACGACAGGTACGCGCGCAGTGGTTGAAATGGGGTTTCATTCCCTTCGTTATTCTTATATAAGCCACAATGCCGAAGCCGGAACGCCCGCCGCAATTATCCAGAAGAATGCAGGACATGCGAATCCTGCAATGACTGAACATTATACGAAGATCAGTGATACTGCCGCCGTTCGCTATGCAGAAGTCTTACAATTGCCTGCCTGCAATAACGAGGACGAATTCCAGTCAGAACGGGAAATATTGCACCGGTTGGTGGATAAGCTGCCGCTTGAGCAGATTCGCAAGCTAATCGGATTTATCAAAATGGGAGAGTTGTTATGA